Part of the Rhizobium lentis genome, GTCTGCTGGCGGAGTACCTCGGAACGGCCCCCGCGACCTTTGCCACCGCCTGCGCGCAAAGCGGCTCGATGATCGAGGCGATCGACGCGCTGAACGAGGGCGTTCGCGGACTCAGGGAGTTTGCCATTGAGCTGTCGGGCAGCGTCTCGCCGGTCAGAGGCACCGCATTCTTCGACCCGGCCCGGCCGTTTCTGCTCCTACACCGACTGGGCCTCGGCGCGCTCGTCCGCCTCTTCGTCCGCACCGCGTGATCTGCGGAAAACGAGCTCGCTGATCAGGAGTAGCGTTGCCCCGAGCGCCAGCGGAATGAAGAAATAGGCGCAACGGAACGCGATCAGCGCCCCGATCGACGCCTCTTGCGGCACGGCATAGGAGACGGTCGCCTCCAGCACGCCGAGACCGCCCGGAACATGAGTTGCGAGGATTGCGGAATTGGCGAGCACGTAGGCCGTGACCGATCGGAAGAAGGCAACGTCGCCGAAGGTCGAGAGCATTTGATGCAGGCAGGCGGATACGAAGATGAAATTGATCGTCCCGACGCCCACCTGCGCGAGCGCGATCGAAAAGCGCGGCAGCTGAAACGACCAGCGCCAGAGATGCAGCTTGCTGCGGATGAAAAACGCCAGGCTCGCGTAGACGACGGGCACGATCAGGGCCAGCACCCCGAAGATGCGGGCTCTGGGCGCATCTATGCGCAGCAAACGTGCTGCGTCACCGGGATTGACGATCAGCGCAAGGCCACCGAGCGTGATGAGCCCGAGCCCCACGGTGACGCCGCAAAACAGGATGATCTTCGCCACATCCTCCGTCGTCAGCCCCCAGCGCGAGTAGAAGCGATAGCGG contains:
- a CDS encoding lysylphosphatidylglycerol synthase domain-containing protein; this translates as MSLKSIIMNGLLVAALCLAVFLLYRIFQNYSLDEIVQSVRSIPLSTFFTALAFAAASYLCLSCFDLLAIRSLGKTLPYRKIVLASFISLSLGHNIGFAGLSSGAFRYRFYSRWGLTTEDVAKIILFCGVTVGLGLITLGGLALIVNPGDAARLLRIDAPRARIFGVLALIVPVVYASLAFFIRSKLHLWRWSFQLPRFSIALAQVGVGTINFIFVSACLHQMLSTFGDVAFFRSVTAYVLANSAILATHVPGGLGVLEATVSYAVPQEASIGALIAFRCAYFFIPLALGATLLLISELVFRRSRGADEEADERAEAQSV